A DNA window from Janibacter sp. A1S7 contains the following coding sequences:
- a CDS encoding crotonase/enoyl-CoA hydratase family protein, whose protein sequence is MTYTTISHDLDDGVLTVTLDRPDELNSFTVTMAEELERTFREVNDDDAVRAVIVTGAGRAFCAGMDLTADGNVFGLDETRDPGLADMDDLDDETLRGVRDTGGRVTLAIHDCRKPVIAAINGAAVGIGATMTLAMDARLVSTKARIGFVFGRIGIVPEAASSWFLPRIVGLPTALDLVLSADILDADAAVAAGVATGPHESDDVLGAARALADRWTKGRSPVAVALARQMLRRNAAQSHPVEAHRVDSLAMFHTSIGDGKEGVAAFLGKRAPEFTSRTSRMPAFYDEWIARDEG, encoded by the coding sequence ATGACCTACACGACGATCAGCCACGACCTCGACGACGGCGTCCTCACCGTCACCCTCGACCGGCCGGACGAGCTCAACTCCTTCACCGTGACGATGGCCGAGGAGCTCGAGCGCACCTTCCGCGAGGTCAACGACGACGACGCGGTCCGCGCGGTCATCGTCACCGGGGCCGGTCGGGCCTTCTGCGCCGGCATGGACCTCACCGCCGACGGCAACGTCTTCGGCCTGGACGAGACCAGGGACCCGGGGCTCGCCGACATGGACGACCTCGACGACGAGACCCTGCGCGGGGTGCGTGACACCGGGGGCCGCGTCACCCTGGCGATCCACGACTGCCGCAAGCCGGTCATCGCGGCGATCAACGGCGCCGCGGTCGGCATCGGCGCGACGATGACCCTGGCCATGGATGCCCGGCTCGTCTCCACGAAGGCCCGCATCGGCTTCGTCTTCGGCCGGATCGGGATCGTCCCCGAGGCGGCCTCGTCGTGGTTCCTGCCGCGGATCGTCGGGCTGCCGACGGCCCTGGACCTCGTGCTGTCCGCCGACATCCTCGACGCGGACGCCGCCGTCGCGGCCGGGGTGGCCACCGGCCCGCACGAGAGCGACGACGTGCTGGGTGCGGCCCGCGCGCTCGCCGACCGCTGGACGAAGGGCAGGTCCCCGGTCGCGGTCGCCCTCGCCCGGCAGATGCTGCGCCGCAACGCCGCCCAGAGCCACCCGGTCGAGGCGCACCGGGTCGATTCGCTCGCGATGTTCCACACGAGCATCGGCGACGGGAAGGAGGGGGTGGCGGCCTTCCTCGGCAAGCGCGCCCCCGAGTTCACCAGCCGGACGTCACGGATGCCGGCCTTCTACGACGAGTGGATCGCGCGGGACGAGGGGTGA
- a CDS encoding acyl-CoA dehydrogenase family protein: MSDILQPQPYVSPWMDDADVTDLRTLARTFFEREVTPNLERFAEQHQVDKETWLAAGAAGLLCISIPEEYGGGGGSFAHEAAVLWEQGRAGDDAFGYSVHSSIVAHYLLAYGSEEQKQRWLPRMATGELVGAVAMTEPGTGSDLQNIRTTATREGDHYVVNGSKTFITNSSHAGLVVIVARTGGEGAQGISLIVAEVEGLEGFERGRVLSKIGQHGQDTRELAFTDMRVPTENLLGTQEGQGFYQLMMQLPQERLVIAVGAVASAELAYELALDYTKERTAFGKPIGAFQNTRFTLAEVGTDVLAARTFLDHCVGLHLDSRLDAATASRVKYWTTDVQCDVVDRCLQLFGGYGYMMEYPIARLYAGARVQKIYGGTNEIMKELISRTL; encoded by the coding sequence ATGTCCGACATCCTCCAGCCCCAGCCCTACGTCTCGCCGTGGATGGACGACGCCGACGTCACGGATCTGCGCACGCTCGCCCGGACCTTCTTCGAGCGGGAGGTGACGCCGAACCTCGAGCGCTTCGCCGAGCAGCACCAGGTCGACAAGGAGACCTGGCTGGCTGCTGGTGCAGCAGGGCTGCTGTGCATCTCGATCCCGGAGGAGTACGGCGGCGGCGGCGGCAGCTTCGCGCACGAGGCGGCGGTGCTGTGGGAGCAGGGCAGGGCGGGCGATGACGCCTTCGGGTACTCCGTGCACTCCTCGATCGTCGCGCACTACCTGCTGGCCTACGGCTCCGAGGAGCAGAAGCAGCGGTGGCTGCCGCGGATGGCCACCGGTGAGCTCGTCGGCGCCGTCGCGATGACCGAGCCCGGCACGGGCTCCGACCTGCAGAACATCAGGACCACCGCCACGCGCGAGGGCGACCACTACGTCGTCAACGGTTCCAAGACCTTCATCACCAACTCCTCGCACGCCGGTCTCGTCGTCATCGTCGCGCGTACGGGCGGCGAGGGGGCACAAGGGATCTCGCTCATCGTGGCCGAGGTCGAGGGGCTGGAGGGCTTCGAGCGCGGTCGGGTGCTGAGCAAGATCGGACAGCACGGTCAGGACACTCGTGAGCTCGCCTTCACCGACATGCGGGTGCCGACCGAGAACCTGCTCGGCACGCAGGAGGGTCAGGGGTTCTACCAGCTGATGATGCAGCTGCCGCAGGAGCGTCTGGTCATCGCCGTGGGTGCGGTCGCCTCGGCCGAGCTGGCCTACGAGCTCGCGCTGGACTACACCAAGGAGCGCACCGCCTTCGGCAAGCCGATCGGCGCCTTCCAGAACACCCGATTCACTTTGGCCGAGGTGGGCACGGACGTGCTGGCCGCTCGCACCTTCCTCGACCACTGCGTGGGGCTGCACCTCGACAGCAGACTCGACGCCGCGACCGCGTCCCGGGTGAAGTACTGGACGACCGACGTGCAGTGCGACGTCGTCGACCGGTGCCTGCAGCTCTTCGGCGGCTACGGCTACATGATGGAGTACCCCATCGCCCGCCTCTACGCCGGCGCCCGGGTGCAGAAGATCTACGGCGGGACGAACGAGATCATGAAGGAACTGATCTCCCGGACGCTGTGA
- a CDS encoding YrhK family protein — MTREAPRNITLSIGHEELRIRGIYETLSIANDFLAGLLFLVGSILFFWESTTHFATWLFVIGSVLFVARPTIRLARRVHLGRVAHLPLETVGDF; from the coding sequence ATGACTCGAGAAGCCCCCCGCAACATCACCCTGAGCATCGGTCACGAGGAACTGCGCATCCGCGGGATCTACGAGACCCTCTCGATCGCCAACGACTTCCTCGCCGGCCTGCTCTTCCTCGTCGGCAGCATCCTCTTCTTCTGGGAGTCGACGACGCACTTCGCGACGTGGCTCTTCGTCATCGGCTCGGTGCTCTTCGTGGCCCGACCGACGATCCGTCTGGCCCGACGCGTCCACCTGGGGCGGGTCGCGCACCTCCCCCTGGAGACCGTCGGCGACTTCTGA
- a CDS encoding CoA transferase yields MVATGPLDGVRVLSIAINLPGPAAVARLARQGASVTTVLPPSGDPMEQFAKDYFEELHVGQDIVRADLKDPAGRAELDGLLAQADIFITSSRPSALRRLGLDFATVHAAHPRVCQVDIVGYPGEQAEVPGHDLTYQAGTGMVRDGRLPATLVVDLSGAERAAAEGAAALVQRARTGEGVRREVALSDLAHTMSRPVAHGLTAPGGMLAGDLPVYSVYAAADGHVALAALEPHFTAKLLHVLQLPAEELSTDRLSRIFAERTAAEWEQWASEHDVPLVAVVD; encoded by the coding sequence ATGGTCGCCACCGGCCCGCTCGACGGAGTGCGGGTCCTGTCCATCGCGATCAACCTGCCGGGGCCGGCCGCGGTCGCGCGGCTGGCCCGGCAGGGCGCGAGCGTGACCACGGTGCTGCCGCCATCGGGAGATCCGATGGAGCAGTTCGCGAAGGACTACTTCGAGGAGCTGCACGTCGGTCAGGACATCGTGCGGGCCGACCTGAAGGACCCTGCCGGTCGGGCCGAGCTCGACGGGCTGCTCGCGCAGGCGGACATCTTCATCACCTCATCGCGTCCGTCGGCGCTGCGGCGTCTCGGGCTCGACTTCGCGACCGTGCACGCCGCGCACCCGCGGGTGTGCCAGGTCGACATCGTGGGCTACCCGGGCGAGCAGGCAGAGGTGCCCGGCCACGACCTGACCTACCAGGCCGGCACGGGGATGGTGCGCGACGGTCGACTCCCGGCCACGCTCGTCGTGGACCTCTCGGGTGCCGAGCGGGCCGCTGCCGAGGGTGCAGCGGCGCTCGTCCAGCGGGCCCGGACCGGGGAGGGGGTTCGCCGGGAGGTCGCCCTCTCGGACCTGGCCCACACCATGTCCCGACCGGTGGCCCATGGCCTGACCGCGCCCGGAGGGATGCTCGCGGGCGACCTACCGGTCTACTCGGTCTACGCCGCGGCCGACGGCCACGTGGCGCTCGCCGCGCTCGAGCCGCACTTCACCGCGAAACTGCTCCATGTGCTCCAGCTGCCGGCCGAGGAGCTGAGCACCGACCGGCTCTCGCGGATCTTCGCGGAACGCACCGCCGCGGAGTGGGAGCAGTGGGCGAGCGAGCACGACGTCCCGCTCGTCGCCGTCGTCGACTGA
- a CDS encoding 3-hydroxyacyl-CoA dehydrogenase NAD-binding domain-containing protein — translation MSENMIRYERDDEGIVTLTMDDPNAGANTMNDTYKAAMDETINRLEAEREEITGVVLTSAKKTFFAGGNLTDLQSVTPETAGEFFEEIEGIKAQLRRLEQLGKPVVAAINGAALGGGLEIALATHHRIAVDDPKIKLGLPEVSLGLLPGGGGVTRLVRMLGIQEALMGWLLQGQQRNPAAAQEKGVIDQLVGTREELVPAAKAWIREHADDETAAVKPWDVKGHKIPGGTPSTPRFAANLPAFPANLRKTLKGAPTKSPRAIMSAAVEGSQVDFDTASRIESRYITELAAGRESTAMIQAFFFDMQAINSGRLRPEGVEKSTVGTVGILGAGMMGAGIAYSAATAGIDVVLKDVSLEGAQKGKGYSEKLLAKQVEKGRKTQAQADEILDRITPSADAQDLAGVDAVIEAVFEDYDLKKTVFSEVEAVVAPDVLLCSNTSTLPITSLQEFTSRPKDFIGLHFFSPVDKMKLVEIIRGEQTSDEATARAIDIVQQIRKIPIVVGDGRGFYTSRVFGTLILEGATALAEGVDPQFIERAATQAGFPAPPLAMLDEVSLTLTQHIRAEAEKAAAAEGTTLTRGPGEELIDTMVELGRKGRAAGAGMYDYPAEGPKVLWPQLRERWGTGAEVPFEDLQDRYLFIMALETAGCFEDGVLTDAVSANIGGIFGIGFPPHTGGPATFMTNYEGGLAGFVARANELADTYGERFRPSAWLTERAAKGTLVDVSA, via the coding sequence ATGAGCGAGAACATGATCCGTTACGAGCGCGACGACGAGGGCATCGTCACCCTGACGATGGACGACCCGAACGCGGGCGCCAACACGATGAACGACACCTACAAGGCCGCGATGGACGAGACCATCAACCGGCTCGAGGCCGAGCGCGAGGAGATCACCGGCGTCGTGCTCACCTCGGCGAAGAAGACCTTCTTCGCCGGTGGCAACCTCACCGACCTGCAGTCGGTCACCCCGGAGACGGCGGGCGAGTTCTTCGAGGAGATCGAGGGCATCAAGGCGCAGCTGCGCCGCCTCGAGCAGCTCGGCAAGCCGGTCGTCGCCGCGATCAACGGCGCCGCCCTCGGCGGTGGCCTGGAGATCGCGCTCGCGACCCACCACCGCATCGCCGTCGACGACCCGAAGATCAAGCTCGGCCTGCCCGAGGTCTCCCTCGGCCTGCTCCCCGGCGGCGGCGGCGTCACCCGCCTGGTGCGGATGCTCGGCATCCAGGAGGCCCTGATGGGCTGGCTGCTGCAGGGCCAGCAGCGCAACCCGGCGGCCGCGCAGGAGAAGGGCGTCATCGACCAGCTCGTCGGTACCCGCGAGGAGCTCGTCCCCGCCGCCAAGGCGTGGATCCGTGAGCACGCCGACGACGAGACCGCGGCCGTGAAGCCCTGGGACGTCAAGGGCCACAAGATCCCCGGTGGCACCCCGAGCACGCCGCGGTTCGCGGCCAACCTCCCGGCCTTCCCGGCGAACCTGCGCAAGACGCTCAAGGGTGCGCCGACGAAGTCGCCCCGTGCGATCATGTCGGCCGCCGTCGAGGGCTCGCAGGTCGACTTCGACACCGCGAGCCGCATCGAGTCGCGCTACATCACCGAGCTGGCCGCCGGCCGTGAGTCGACGGCCATGATCCAGGCCTTCTTCTTCGACATGCAGGCCATCAACAGCGGCCGGCTGCGCCCCGAGGGCGTCGAGAAGTCCACCGTCGGCACGGTCGGGATCCTCGGCGCGGGCATGATGGGCGCGGGCATCGCCTACTCGGCCGCCACGGCCGGTATCGACGTCGTCCTCAAGGACGTCTCCCTCGAGGGTGCGCAGAAGGGCAAGGGCTACTCCGAGAAGCTCTTGGCCAAGCAGGTCGAGAAGGGCCGCAAGACGCAGGCACAGGCGGATGAGATCCTCGACCGGATCACGCCGAGCGCCGACGCACAGGACCTCGCCGGCGTCGATGCCGTCATCGAGGCCGTCTTCGAGGACTACGACCTGAAGAAGACGGTCTTCTCTGAAGTTGAAGCAGTGGTCGCGCCCGATGTGCTGCTGTGCTCCAACACCTCGACGCTGCCGATCACGAGCCTGCAGGAGTTCACCTCCCGCCCCAAGGACTTCATCGGCCTGCACTTCTTCTCACCCGTGGACAAGATGAAGCTCGTCGAGATCATCCGTGGTGAGCAGACCTCGGACGAGGCCACGGCCCGCGCGATCGACATCGTCCAGCAGATCCGCAAGATCCCGATCGTCGTCGGCGACGGCCGTGGCTTCTACACCAGCCGCGTCTTCGGCACCCTGATCCTCGAGGGGGCCACTGCGCTCGCCGAGGGCGTCGACCCGCAGTTCATCGAGCGCGCCGCGACCCAGGCCGGCTTCCCGGCACCGCCGCTGGCCATGCTCGACGAGGTCTCGCTGACCCTCACCCAGCACATCCGCGCCGAGGCCGAGAAAGCCGCCGCAGCGGAGGGCACCACCCTGACCAGGGGGCCGGGCGAGGAGCTCATCGACACGATGGTCGAGCTGGGTCGCAAGGGCCGGGCAGCCGGCGCGGGCATGTACGACTACCCGGCCGAGGGGCCCAAGGTCCTGTGGCCGCAGCTGCGCGAGCGGTGGGGTACGGGCGCCGAGGTCCCCTTCGAGGACCTGCAGGACCGGTACCTGTTCATCATGGCGCTGGAGACGGCCGGGTGCTTCGAGGACGGCGTCCTCACCGACGCCGTCTCGGCCAACATCGGAGGCATCTTCGGGATCGGCTTCCCGCCGCACACCGGTGGTCCGGCGACCTTCATGACCAACTACGAAGGGGGCCTGGCCGGCTTCGTGGCGCGCGCCAACGAGCTGGCCGACACCTACGGTGAGCGGTTCCGTCCGAGCGCGTGGCTGACCGAGCGTGCCGCCAAGGGCACCCTCGTGGACGTCTCCGCCTGA
- a CDS encoding MFS transporter, translated as MREAKGATHLSPDAARRVLLLLTVTRWLPVGLVVSLHVLWMLERGLTLTQALAASAATGAAVLLLELPTSGVADALGRRPLLVVAGVVNVGAALAFLVADSLVTFAVAAALLGVFRALDSGPLEAWFVDTVHQTHPGTDVDQDLSRMGTTMGLSMGSGAVASSVLVAWHPVQGHSALWLPILVFVGLNVVHLVAVMLLLHEPARLDQRGFAAARASVAQAPGVIRSGLRMLRENRVLRYLVLVELFWSTSMISFEALMPARMSELVGGEAQAAVVLGPIAAVAWLVFAVGARASGWLSRRIGVARTAIVGRVLTSLGAISMGLALGPVALVVTHLLTYSMHGFGGPVYNALLHREARADNRATVLSMASMVAFAAFTLSSPLLGLLSDHTSIQVAMVLAGVIGLGGAWCVLPALRAERERTTVDAAAVRTGPGHERQQDGRSDVTASGRSVPS; from the coding sequence GTGCGTGAGGCGAAGGGGGCGACCCACCTCTCCCCGGACGCGGCCCGCCGCGTCCTGCTGCTCCTGACCGTCACGCGGTGGCTGCCGGTCGGCCTGGTCGTCTCGCTCCACGTGCTGTGGATGCTCGAGCGTGGGCTGACCCTGACCCAGGCGCTCGCGGCCAGCGCGGCCACCGGCGCCGCCGTCCTCCTCCTCGAGCTACCCACCTCCGGGGTCGCCGACGCCCTGGGCCGCCGGCCGCTCCTTGTCGTCGCGGGAGTGGTCAACGTCGGGGCGGCGCTGGCCTTCCTCGTCGCGGACTCGCTGGTGACCTTCGCCGTGGCCGCGGCCCTGCTCGGAGTCTTTCGGGCTCTGGACTCCGGGCCGCTGGAGGCATGGTTCGTCGACACGGTCCACCAGACCCACCCGGGCACCGACGTCGACCAGGACCTCTCCCGGATGGGCACGACCATGGGCCTGTCGATGGGCTCCGGGGCCGTGGCCTCGTCCGTGCTCGTGGCGTGGCACCCCGTCCAGGGCCACTCGGCGCTGTGGCTGCCGATCCTCGTCTTCGTCGGGCTCAACGTGGTCCACCTCGTCGCCGTCATGCTCCTGCTCCACGAGCCCGCCCGGCTCGACCAGCGGGGCTTCGCGGCGGCCCGCGCATCGGTCGCCCAGGCACCGGGCGTCATCCGGTCCGGGCTGCGAATGCTCCGCGAGAACCGCGTGCTGCGCTACCTCGTGCTCGTCGAGCTCTTCTGGTCGACGTCGATGATCAGCTTCGAGGCGCTCATGCCGGCACGGATGTCCGAGCTCGTCGGCGGCGAGGCGCAGGCCGCGGTGGTCCTCGGACCGATCGCTGCCGTGGCATGGCTCGTCTTCGCCGTGGGCGCCAGGGCCTCCGGGTGGCTGAGCCGCCGGATCGGTGTGGCGCGCACGGCGATCGTCGGGCGGGTCCTGACCAGCCTGGGCGCGATCTCGATGGGGCTCGCCCTCGGTCCGGTCGCCCTCGTCGTGACCCACCTGCTGACGTACTCGATGCACGGCTTCGGCGGGCCGGTCTACAACGCCCTGCTGCACCGCGAGGCCCGTGCGGACAACCGGGCGACGGTGCTGTCGATGGCGTCCATGGTCGCCTTCGCCGCGTTCACCCTGAGCAGCCCGCTGCTGGGGCTGCTCTCCGACCACACGTCCATCCAGGTGGCCATGGTCCTGGCCGGGGTCATCGGCCTGGGCGGTGCGTGGTGCGTCCTGCCTGCCCTGCGCGCCGAGCGGGAGCGCACCACCGTGGACGCAGCGGCGGTCCGTACCGGCCCGGGACACGAGAGGCAGCAGGACGGGCGCAGTGACGTCACAGCGTCCGGGAGATCAGTTCCTTCATGA
- a CDS encoding NYN domain-containing protein produces the protein MADRSTYLLVDGENIDATLGVSVLGRRPQPEERPRWNTLLEYTEAAWGQPVKGLFFLAVAGDLPASFVQALLAMGYRPVPLRGEGKVVDIAIQRTARALLERDADVMLVSHDNDFTPQMEKLAEDEGRRLGIVGFGEFMAGGLRDVPGVEFFDLEYDIAAFTSRLPRVRVIEIDEFDPFEFI, from the coding sequence ATGGCCGATCGCAGCACCTACCTCCTCGTCGACGGCGAGAACATCGACGCCACGCTGGGGGTCTCCGTCCTGGGGCGTCGCCCACAGCCGGAGGAGCGCCCGCGCTGGAACACGCTCCTGGAGTACACCGAGGCCGCGTGGGGCCAGCCGGTCAAGGGGCTGTTCTTCCTCGCCGTCGCGGGTGACCTGCCCGCGTCCTTCGTGCAGGCGCTGCTGGCGATGGGCTACCGGCCGGTGCCGCTGCGCGGCGAGGGCAAGGTCGTCGACATCGCGATCCAACGCACTGCCCGGGCGCTCCTCGAGCGTGATGCAGACGTCATGCTGGTCAGCCACGACAACGACTTCACCCCGCAGATGGAGAAGCTGGCCGAGGACGAGGGACGCCGCCTGGGCATCGTCGGGTTCGGCGAGTTCATGGCGGGCGGTCTGCGGGACGTGCCGGGCGTGGAGTTCTTCGACCTCGAGTACGACATCGCGGCCTTCACCAGCCGCCTGCCGCGCGTTCGGGTCATCGAGATCGACGAGTTCGACCCGTTCGAGTTCATCTGA
- a CDS encoding acetyl-CoA C-acetyltransferase: MPEQPQAVIYDAVRTPRGKGKSSGSLHEVKPIDLTVGLLDAVRERNPGLDAARIDDLVMGIVSPVGDQGAVLPRIAALKAGYPEPVAGVQLNRFCGSGLEAVNQVAARVRSGFEDLFLAGGVESMSRVPMASDGGAWAMDPATNLETGFVPQGIGADLIATLEGFDRAEVDRFAAQSHARAAAAWEKGYFDKSVIPVRDANGLTILDRDETIRPGTSADALAGLKPSFAAIGEQGGFDHVALEKYHSVDGINHVHHAGNSSGIVDGASLLLIGNEKAGQEMGLTPRARIISTAVIGSEPTIMLTGPGPACRKALDRVGMSASDIDLVEINEAFAAVALKLIRDMGWTEEQTNVNGGAIAMGHPLGATGAMILGTLVDELERRDLERGIATLCIGGGMGIATIVERV; this comes from the coding sequence ATGCCCGAGCAGCCCCAGGCCGTCATCTACGACGCCGTCCGCACACCCCGAGGGAAGGGCAAGTCGTCCGGCTCCCTCCACGAGGTCAAGCCGATCGACCTGACCGTCGGTCTCCTCGATGCCGTCCGTGAGCGCAATCCCGGTCTGGACGCCGCCCGGATCGACGACCTCGTCATGGGCATCGTCTCCCCGGTCGGCGACCAGGGCGCCGTCCTGCCGCGGATCGCCGCCCTCAAGGCCGGCTACCCCGAGCCGGTCGCGGGCGTGCAGCTCAACCGCTTCTGCGGCTCCGGTCTCGAGGCGGTCAACCAGGTGGCGGCCCGCGTCCGCTCCGGCTTCGAGGACCTCTTCCTCGCCGGTGGGGTCGAGTCGATGTCGCGCGTGCCGATGGCCAGCGACGGCGGCGCCTGGGCGATGGACCCCGCGACCAACCTCGAGACGGGCTTCGTCCCGCAGGGCATCGGTGCCGACCTCATCGCCACCCTCGAGGGCTTCGACCGCGCCGAGGTCGACCGCTTCGCCGCGCAGTCGCACGCCCGCGCCGCCGCCGCGTGGGAGAAGGGGTACTTCGACAAGTCGGTCATCCCCGTCAGGGACGCCAACGGCCTGACGATCCTCGACCGCGACGAGACCATCCGCCCCGGCACCAGCGCCGACGCGCTCGCCGGGCTGAAGCCCTCCTTCGCCGCCATCGGTGAGCAGGGCGGCTTCGACCACGTGGCCCTGGAGAAGTACCACTCGGTCGACGGGATCAACCACGTCCACCACGCCGGCAACTCCTCCGGCATCGTCGACGGCGCGTCCCTGCTGCTCATCGGCAACGAGAAGGCCGGCCAGGAGATGGGCCTGACCCCGCGCGCCCGCATCATCTCCACCGCCGTCATCGGCTCCGAGCCGACCATCATGCTCACCGGCCCGGGCCCGGCCTGCCGCAAGGCCCTCGACCGCGTCGGCATGAGCGCCTCGGACATCGACCTCGTCGAGATCAACGAGGCCTTCGCCGCCGTGGCCCTCAAGCTCATCCGCGACATGGGATGGACCGAGGAGCAGACCAACGTCAACGGCGGCGCGATCGCGATGGGGCACCCCCTCGGCGCGACCGGCGCGATGATCCTCGGGACGCTCGTCGACGAGCTCGAGCGCCGCGACCTCGAGCGCGGCATCGCCACCCTCTGCATCGGCGGTGGCATGGGCATCGCCACCATCGTCGAGCGCGTCTGA
- a CDS encoding DoxX family protein codes for MKASLRSIAQAVLGAALVFTGTGHLSFARREFQAQVPPWVPLEADTVVLASGVVEIAFGVALVVTWRQPYRAVVGLAAAVLFVAVLPGNIAQLTEHRDAFGLDTDRGRVVRLFFQPVLVVWALWATDAIGQWRRGALPGHRGR; via the coding sequence ATGAAGGCATCCCTGAGATCGATCGCCCAGGCCGTGCTGGGGGCCGCGCTGGTCTTCACCGGCACCGGCCACCTGTCCTTCGCCAGACGCGAGTTCCAGGCCCAGGTGCCGCCGTGGGTGCCGCTGGAGGCGGACACCGTCGTCCTCGCCTCGGGAGTGGTCGAGATCGCCTTCGGGGTGGCCCTGGTCGTGACCTGGCGGCAGCCGTACCGGGCTGTCGTGGGGCTGGCCGCCGCGGTCCTCTTCGTCGCGGTCCTGCCGGGCAACATCGCGCAGCTGACCGAGCACCGGGACGCCTTCGGCCTCGACACCGACCGAGGACGGGTCGTCCGGCTGTTCTTCCAGCCGGTCCTGGTCGTCTGGGCGCTGTGGGCCACTGATGCGATCGGCCAGTGGCGAAGGGGGGCGCTGCCCGGCCACCGCGGGCGGTGA
- a CDS encoding globin domain-containing protein, with protein MSRQEVLVLSETAAATVRATLPVIGSTIGEITPIFYRRMFAAHPELERDLFNRGNQAQGDQQRALAGAIVAYATLLVSQERADVDSLLARIAHKHASLGIAPDQYPIVHRHLFEAIGEVLGDAATPEVVAAWDEVYWDMAHALIRIEKGLYAGFGVSPQEVWQDLVVVERRQESPDTVSFRVGRRDGGELAQARPGQYVSVQVTLPDGAQQIRQYSLTRAPRRTTWGFTVKAVPETEGDGVAVPAGEVSNFLHDNLFEGDSIRCSLPFGDLVLEDGRDPLLLVSAGIGCTPVIGMLHHLVRTESDRAVTVLHADRSPARHPHRQELAELVDRLEGGRLHHWYEDLGARPATETVRRGLIDLDAADIDPDAQVYLCGPLPFMAVVRERLAERGVPESHVHYEVFGPDTWVPHALPQPATA; from the coding sequence GTGTCCCGACAGGAGGTACTGGTGCTGTCCGAGACCGCTGCTGCAACCGTGCGCGCGACCCTGCCGGTGATCGGCTCGACGATCGGCGAGATCACCCCGATCTTCTACCGACGGATGTTCGCCGCCCATCCCGAGCTGGAGCGCGACCTGTTCAACCGGGGCAATCAGGCCCAGGGGGACCAGCAGCGCGCGCTCGCCGGGGCGATCGTGGCCTACGCGACGCTCCTGGTCAGCCAGGAGAGGGCGGACGTGGACTCCCTGCTGGCCCGGATCGCGCACAAGCACGCGTCACTGGGGATCGCCCCGGACCAGTACCCGATCGTGCACCGGCACCTCTTCGAGGCCATCGGCGAGGTCCTCGGCGATGCCGCCACCCCGGAGGTCGTCGCTGCCTGGGACGAGGTCTACTGGGACATGGCGCACGCGCTCATCCGGATCGAGAAGGGCCTGTACGCCGGCTTCGGGGTCTCCCCGCAGGAGGTCTGGCAGGACCTCGTCGTCGTCGAGCGGCGCCAGGAGTCCCCCGACACCGTCTCCTTCCGGGTCGGTCGTCGCGATGGTGGCGAGCTGGCGCAGGCCCGCCCGGGGCAGTACGTCTCCGTACAGGTCACCCTGCCCGACGGCGCACAGCAGATCCGCCAGTACAGCCTGACCCGTGCGCCCCGGCGCACGACCTGGGGCTTCACGGTCAAGGCCGTCCCGGAGACCGAGGGGGACGGTGTTGCGGTGCCCGCCGGCGAGGTGTCGAACTTCCTGCACGACAACCTCTTCGAGGGCGACTCGATCCGCTGCTCCCTCCCCTTCGGCGATCTCGTCCTCGAGGACGGCCGCGACCCGCTGCTGCTCGTCTCCGCCGGTATCGGGTGCACCCCGGTCATCGGCATGCTGCACCATCTCGTGCGGACGGAGAGCGACCGGGCCGTCACGGTCCTGCACGCCGACCGTTCACCGGCCCGGCACCCGCACCGGCAGGAACTGGCGGAGCTCGTCGACCGGCTCGAGGGCGGCCGGCTGCACCACTGGTACGAGGACCTCGGCGCGCGGCCGGCCACCGAGACCGTCCGGCGCGGTCTGATCGACCTCGACGCCGCGGACATCGATCCCGACGCGCAGGTGTACCTCTGCGGTCCGCTGCCCTTCATGGCGGTCGTGCGCGAACGCCTCGCCGAGCGCGGCGTGCCCGAGTCGCACGTGCACTACGAGGTCTTCGGCCCGGACACCTGGGTGCCGCACGCCCTGCCGCAGCCGGCGACCGCCTGA